The Bacteroidota bacterium genome contains the following window.
AAGCAATTCATTGCGCGCCAATACAGACAGGGCGTTGCTTAATGCTTTTGTTCAGGGAAGTTACAAGCTGAATGGGGGGGCCGAAATCGGACTCTCTTACATGTTGATTGATGGGGACTATGGCATTGCGCCAGAAGGCCACGTTGATCCAGATGAATCAAGCGTTCGGTTTTGGCGATTCCCTGAATTTGCGAACTCAACCGTTGTCATGAATGCAAGTGTACCGCTGGGAGCGACGTCAATTGTCCGCGGCGCAGTGTGGGGGAGCTGGTTCAGGCAGCACATCAATGCATATACCTCGGGCAATTACGAATTGCTCGAAGACCAGCAACAAGATGAAGACAACACGCTGGGGAGCCGCATTACGTTTAATCAGGAAGTAGGTAAAGGGCTCTTAAGCCTTGCTTTCAATGGTTTGCAGTCTGTTCATCTCGAGAAAACGCTCGAAACCCAGGAAGATGGGAGTCTGCCGGCTGCTTCTTCGGTGGCAGCTCAGGAATACGAGCAGTTTGTGTTTAGCGTTGGTGGGGAGTATGGGGTGCCTGTATCAGATATTTTGCGCTTAACAGTAGGCGGGAGTCTCGACGGCATTGCCACCCCTCAAACGGGTGACAAGCCCTCCAGGGATGCGCAGACGGCATTTGGTGCGTCGGGCGGCATGCAATACCAGCTTGCCCCGACGTGGCTGTTTCGTGCCTCGTTAGGGCGCAAGGTGCGATTTCCAACGATGCGAGAACTCTTTGGCGTAGCACTCAACCGCTTTTTGCTCAACCCGGATTTGAAGCCTGAATCTTCCTTTGTATCTGAGGTTGCCCTGATAACCAATGGCGCCTTCTTGAGCGGTGAAATTATTGGAT
Protein-coding sequences here:
- a CDS encoding TonB-dependent receptor, producing the protein SNSLRANTDRALLNAFVQGSYKLNGGAEIGLSYMLIDGDYGIAPEGHVDPDESSVRFWRFPEFANSTVVMNASVPLGATSIVRGAVWGSWFRQHINAYTSGNYELLEDQQQDEDNTLGSRITFNQEVGKGLLSLAFNGLQSVHLEKTLETQEDGSLPAASSVAAQEYEQFVFSVGGEYGVPVSDILRLTVGGSLDGIATPQTGDKPSRDAQTAFGASGGMQYQLAPTWLFRASLGRKVRFPTMRELFGVALNRFLLNPDLKPESSFVSEVALITNGAFLSGEIIGFYQRTFDTIDQERVTVDDVSLRRRINLDGSRVFGVELVGSARPVQAITLNGHLTVMKPRGIEGDDTVFLTEKPAILGSLGVRHTSRSGLTLSTEGTYTGRAYGRNDDNELVPLVKSLVMDLKAAYLFSLRNGSVYNEVFLRVDNVFDTETLPQLGLPGAGRFLSAGVNVSF